From one Cognatishimia sp. WU-CL00825 genomic stretch:
- a CDS encoding Na+/H+ antiporter NhaA: MYRVWNFLTNYSLLLIIGAVTALFWANTNPETYHHFVEFVIWEDAPIGHMHHGHRTLTLHYLVNDLLMALFFAMAAKEVWEAVVLKEGSLRGKKAATPLFATAGGMFGPIGVYLGLAFFMGSDTYSAVANGWAIPTATDIAFSYLVGRIVFGAGHPAVRFLLLLAIADDAAGLIILAIFYPSGELAPEWLLISLAAAILVFVIFNWLPRRMDKGNENRPNSTWVRKNLHFVPYAVAGAISWYGFMRSGLHPALGLLPIVPAIPHADRAFGFFSEAESHLHDLLNVIEHALKHPVEVILFFFGLLNAGVEFSSIGDATWLVLAGLLIGKPLGILAFGWFAAVPLKLGIPQGMRIIDLVVIGCVAAIGFTVSLFVASVAFAPGDVQDAAKMGALFSFAAAIVSIVVGKLTRVQKAELAPAE, translated from the coding sequence ATGTACCGTGTCTGGAATTTCTTAACGAATTATTCATTACTGTTGATTATCGGGGCGGTAACAGCATTGTTTTGGGCCAATACCAACCCAGAAACATATCATCATTTCGTTGAATTTGTGATCTGGGAAGATGCGCCAATTGGCCATATGCACCACGGTCACCGCACTTTAACCCTGCATTATTTAGTGAATGACTTACTGATGGCGCTGTTCTTTGCGATGGCGGCCAAAGAAGTCTGGGAAGCTGTGGTCCTCAAAGAAGGCTCGCTGCGCGGCAAAAAAGCCGCCACGCCACTATTTGCCACCGCAGGCGGCATGTTTGGCCCCATCGGTGTATATTTGGGCCTGGCCTTTTTCATGGGGTCTGACACCTATAGTGCCGTTGCAAACGGTTGGGCGATCCCAACCGCAACAGACATCGCCTTCAGCTATCTGGTCGGCCGCATTGTCTTTGGTGCAGGTCACCCCGCCGTGCGTTTCCTATTGCTCTTGGCGATTGCCGACGACGCTGCGGGCCTGATTATCCTGGCAATCTTCTACCCATCTGGTGAACTCGCGCCAGAATGGCTGCTGATTTCCCTCGCCGCCGCGATCCTGGTGTTTGTGATCTTCAACTGGTTGCCGCGCAGAATGGACAAAGGCAACGAAAACCGCCCCAACTCCACTTGGGTGCGCAAGAACTTGCATTTTGTGCCCTATGCGGTTGCCGGTGCAATCAGCTGGTATGGCTTTATGCGCTCAGGTTTGCACCCGGCTCTGGGTCTCTTGCCCATCGTGCCCGCCATTCCACACGCAGATCGCGCCTTTGGCTTCTTCTCCGAAGCTGAAAGCCACCTGCATGATTTGCTCAACGTGATCGAACACGCGTTAAAGCACCCGGTCGAGGTAATCCTGTTCTTCTTTGGCCTGCTCAATGCCGGCGTAGAATTCAGCTCTATCGGCGACGCCACCTGGCTGGTTCTCGCGGGTCTGTTGATTGGTAAACCGCTTGGTATTCTGGCCTTTGGCTGGTTTGCCGCTGTGCCGCTTAAACTGGGCATTCCCCAGGGCATGCGCATCATCGATCTGGTGGTCATTGGCTGTGTCGCGGCCATCGGCTTTACCGTCTCGCTGTTTGTCGCTTCTGTGGCCTTCGCTCCTGGCGATGTCCAAGACGCTGCCAAAATGGGGGCCCTGTTCAGCTTTGCCGCTGCCATTGTCTCGATTGTTGTCGGCAAACTGACACGCGTGCAAAAAGCCGAACTGGCACCAGCCGAGTAG
- a CDS encoding permease: MADIPHSHAKPLLKRIDNAWLALILLLLGLALFDRAQFFPTLSFAFGALGDTAPFIAFAVLAIGYLKATGAENILAKAFVGRESRMIIFAAMLGGLAPFCSCEVIPFIAALLAAGTPLSAVMAFWLASPLMDPAMFSVTAGQLGFDFAIAKTLAAVGLGAFGGFATMAFAKTVVFADPLREKPQVGGCCGTQAPFSAKPVWTFWIDATRRQVFKETTLENALFLFKWLALAYVIEALMIHYIPAEWIATFLGGDGMVPILLGALVGAPAYLNGFAAVPLVDALLQQGMANGAAMSFMLAGGVSCIPAAIAVWALVKPRIFVAYLGFALVGSFVAGLIWQAVA, encoded by the coding sequence ATGGCTGACATCCCCCATTCTCACGCAAAACCGCTGTTGAAACGCATCGACAATGCTTGGTTGGCATTGATCCTATTGCTGCTCGGCCTCGCCCTGTTTGACCGGGCGCAGTTCTTCCCCACCCTCAGCTTTGCGTTTGGGGCGCTTGGCGACACAGCCCCCTTTATCGCCTTTGCGGTGCTGGCAATTGGCTACCTCAAAGCCACCGGTGCCGAAAACATCCTCGCCAAGGCCTTTGTGGGCCGCGAAAGCCGCATGATCATATTTGCAGCCATGCTGGGCGGCCTCGCTCCGTTTTGTTCCTGCGAAGTCATTCCCTTTATCGCGGCGCTTTTGGCCGCGGGCACACCTTTATCCGCCGTGATGGCCTTTTGGCTGGCCTCGCCCCTGATGGATCCGGCGATGTTTTCGGTGACCGCGGGCCAGCTTGGCTTTGACTTTGCCATCGCCAAAACGCTTGCGGCCGTGGGCCTGGGGGCCTTTGGCGGCTTTGCCACCATGGCCTTTGCCAAAACGGTGGTCTTTGCGGACCCATTGCGGGAAAAACCGCAGGTTGGCGGATGCTGCGGCACCCAAGCCCCGTTCTCTGCCAAACCGGTCTGGACCTTCTGGATCGACGCCACCCGTCGTCAGGTCTTCAAAGAAACCACGCTTGAAAATGCGCTGTTTTTGTTCAAATGGCTGGCCCTCGCCTATGTGATCGAGGCCCTGATGATCCACTACATCCCCGCCGAATGGATTGCGACCTTCTTGGGCGGCGACGGCATGGTGCCAATCTTGCTGGGCGCATTGGTGGGGGCACCGGCCTATTTGAACGGTTTTGCCGCTGTGCCACTGGTGGATGCGCTTTTGCAACAGGGCATGGCCAATGGGGCCGCCATGAGTTTCATGCTGGCAGGCGGCGTCAGCTGCATTCCTGCTGCCATCGCAGTCTGGGCTCTGGTAAAGCCACGAATTTTTGTCGCCTATCTTGGGTTTGCACTGGTTGGCAGCTTTGTTGCAGGTCTCATTTGGCAAGCCGTCGCCTAG
- a CDS encoding metalloregulator ArsR/SmtB family transcription factor, producing the protein MKHTDPQDLSLEVAASTFAALGSEQRLAVLRVLVRAGAEGLSIGALGKRAKVTGSTLTHHMKILTQAGLVTQEKQGRSIICAAVAFDEVRALSEFLLQECCADALNQDHDHG; encoded by the coding sequence ATGAAACATACAGACCCCCAAGATCTCTCCCTCGAAGTCGCCGCCTCGACCTTTGCCGCCCTTGGGTCCGAACAACGTTTGGCTGTGTTGCGCGTTCTGGTGCGCGCGGGGGCCGAAGGGCTTTCGATTGGCGCCTTGGGCAAACGCGCCAAGGTGACAGGCTCAACCCTGACCCATCATATGAAAATTCTGACCCAGGCCGGGCTGGTTACCCAAGAAAAACAAGGCCGCAGCATCATTTGTGCTGCCGTTGCTTTTGACGAGGTGCGCGCCCTCTCGGAATTTTTGCTGCAAGAATGCTGCGCAGATGCGCTCAATCAGGATCATGATCATGGCTGA
- a CDS encoding Rrf2 family transcriptional regulator: protein MVNRTEALANIAPLPLLLLNSILEVVVNSQLTIAAHILAVLAHHKDDGAVTSEVLAQGFGTNPVVIRRVLSRLKKAGLISGRAGAGGGSVLSKSPEKITLRDAYEAISDEASPVLVRHRGHCDDGAEIGPVIADYLNELSRDAELAMLRSLEAVNVNDLTKEIGKRLKPTT from the coding sequence ATGGTTAATAGAACGGAAGCACTGGCAAATATCGCACCCTTGCCGCTACTGTTGTTAAACAGCATTCTTGAGGTCGTCGTGAACAGCCAACTAACAATAGCAGCACATATTCTTGCTGTCCTAGCACACCACAAAGACGATGGAGCAGTCACCTCCGAGGTGCTTGCCCAAGGATTTGGCACCAACCCTGTTGTTATCCGGCGTGTTCTGTCACGGCTAAAAAAGGCTGGTCTAATTTCGGGTCGTGCAGGCGCTGGTGGTGGCAGCGTCCTATCAAAATCGCCAGAAAAAATCACTTTACGCGACGCCTACGAGGCCATTTCGGACGAGGCAAGCCCAGTTCTTGTGCGCCACCGTGGACACTGTGATGACGGCGCGGAAATCGGGCCTGTTATTGCCGATTACTTGAACGAACTGTCGCGGGATGCTGAACTGGCAATGCTCAGAAGTCTCGAGGCCGTCAATGTGAATGATCTCACAAAAGAGATTGGTAAACGCCTAAAGCCCACCACCTAA
- a CDS encoding uracil-DNA glycosylase family protein — translation MTLERDIQSCRHCADRFAATHSGHGPRPVVWFQPSARILIAGQAPGARVHDSGKPFTDPSGDRLRAWMGVGEDVFYDKSRLAIVPMAFCFPGYNAQGSDLPPPPICARSWRARVMAQLRDVRLTLLVGGHAQKWHLKSGSVTETVMQWRDHAPRVFPLPHPSWRNTGWIKKNPWFEAALLPALRGAVTEALR, via the coding sequence ATGACTTTAGAGCGTGACATTCAATCTTGTCGCCATTGTGCAGATCGCTTTGCGGCGACGCATTCGGGGCATGGGCCACGGCCCGTGGTTTGGTTTCAGCCAAGTGCGCGGATTTTGATTGCCGGGCAGGCACCTGGGGCGCGGGTGCATGACAGTGGCAAGCCTTTTACCGACCCGTCAGGGGATCGGTTGCGCGCCTGGATGGGGGTGGGCGAGGATGTGTTTTATGACAAATCCCGCCTAGCGATTGTGCCGATGGCGTTTTGCTTTCCCGGTTATAATGCCCAAGGGTCTGATTTGCCGCCACCGCCGATCTGTGCCCGCAGTTGGCGGGCGCGGGTGATGGCGCAGCTACGCGATGTCAGGCTGACGCTATTGGTGGGGGGCCATGCGCAGAAATGGCATTTGAAATCCGGCTCTGTAACCGAAACCGTGATGCAGTGGCGCGATCATGCGCCGCGTGTCTTTCCCTTGCCTCATCCGTCGTGGCGCAATACTGGGTGGATCAAGAAAAACCCTTGGTTTGAAGCGGCGCTGTTGCCTGCATTGCGGGGGGCAGTCACGGAGGCTTTAAGATGA
- a CDS encoding SseB family protein: protein MTDTPLDTAHAAMQGAQGDDAARLRFYERLADAELFLLLTKEVEGESISPEVFEVQDQSFVLVFDTEERLSEFVGKAAPYVALSGRMVAQMLAPSGIGLGVNLDVAPSSILIPAEALGWLVDTLDNAPDEVETRVDAFSAPAGLPEVLITSLDAKLSTAVGLARWAYLVGTTYENGVRSHMLGFVGAVPEAQGALAKAVSEALTFSGIDAGALDVGFFDSSDPVAAQLARVGLRFDLPEPEVAVEHVPIAPGSDPQKPPKLR from the coding sequence ATGACAGATACCCCTTTGGACACAGCCCATGCGGCGATGCAGGGCGCGCAGGGTGACGATGCGGCACGCTTGCGGTTTTATGAACGGCTGGCGGATGCAGAGCTGTTTTTATTGCTGACCAAAGAGGTGGAGGGCGAGAGTATTTCGCCTGAGGTATTTGAGGTGCAGGATCAGTCCTTTGTGCTGGTGTTTGATACCGAGGAGCGCCTGTCGGAATTTGTTGGCAAGGCGGCCCCCTATGTGGCGTTGTCAGGCCGTATGGTTGCACAGATGCTGGCCCCTTCGGGCATCGGGTTGGGGGTCAATCTGGACGTGGCACCGTCGTCGATTTTGATCCCGGCAGAGGCGCTGGGCTGGCTGGTTGACACATTAGACAATGCGCCGGACGAAGTGGAAACGCGGGTCGACGCCTTTAGTGCGCCAGCGGGATTGCCCGAGGTGCTGATCACATCGCTGGATGCGAAATTGTCGACCGCAGTGGGTCTGGCGCGCTGGGCCTATTTGGTGGGCACCACCTATGAGAACGGTGTGCGGTCTCATATGTTGGGTTTTGTCGGCGCGGTGCCAGAGGCACAGGGGGCCTTGGCCAAGGCGGTTTCAGAGGCGCTGACATTTAGTGGCATTGACGCAGGCGCGCTTGACGTGGGCTTTTTTGACAGCTCTGATCCAGTGGCCGCGCAATTGGCGCGGGTTGGCTTGCGATTTGATTTGCCAGAACCAGAGGTGGCGGTAGAGCACGTGCCGATTGCGCCTGGAAGCGATCCGCAAAAACCGCCAAAACTGCGTTAG
- a CDS encoding glyoxylate/hydroxypyruvate reductase A, whose protein sequence is MINVLFAAGTENWTDYQSPLIQAFQAADLDVDLSLSHAPQQTDYIIYAPSSDLQDFAPYQNCKAVLSLWAGVEKIVSNQSLTMPLCRMVDPGLTQGMVEWVTGHCLRYHLNIDASLATPNGIWQPKVPPLAQERHITILGLGQLGQACAIALSQLGFQVTGWSRSPKTLANVTCTHGQDGLQQALSTAEILILLLPNTPATDNTLNAKTLAQLPQSARIINPGRGSLIEDAALLDALNSDHIAHATLDVFRQEPLPATDPYWAHPKVTVTPHIAADTRASTASQVIAENIRRGQAQQPLLHLVDRSSGY, encoded by the coding sequence ATGATCAACGTGTTGTTTGCCGCCGGTACTGAAAACTGGACAGACTACCAATCCCCGCTCATTCAGGCTTTTCAAGCCGCAGATCTCGACGTCGATCTCAGCCTATCCCATGCCCCGCAACAAACCGACTATATCATCTACGCCCCCAGCAGCGACCTGCAGGATTTCGCACCCTATCAGAATTGCAAAGCCGTGCTCAGTCTCTGGGCGGGGGTAGAGAAAATTGTCAGCAACCAAAGCCTGACCATGCCGCTCTGCCGCATGGTGGATCCGGGGCTCACCCAAGGCATGGTGGAATGGGTCACCGGGCATTGCCTGCGCTACCACCTAAATATCGACGCATCCCTCGCCACGCCAAACGGCATTTGGCAACCCAAAGTGCCGCCGCTAGCCCAAGAACGCCACATAACAATTCTCGGCCTCGGCCAGCTCGGCCAAGCCTGCGCCATTGCGCTCTCACAGCTGGGCTTTCAAGTCACCGGTTGGTCACGCAGCCCAAAAACGCTGGCAAATGTCACTTGCACCCATGGCCAAGACGGGTTGCAACAGGCGCTCAGCACAGCCGAAATCCTGATCCTGTTGCTGCCCAACACGCCCGCCACCGACAACACGCTCAACGCAAAAACCCTTGCGCAATTGCCCCAAAGCGCACGCATCATTAACCCGGGCCGTGGCAGTCTGATAGAGGACGCCGCCCTCTTAGACGCGCTCAACAGCGATCACATTGCCCACGCCACATTGGATGTTTTTCGCCAAGAACCGCTGCCCGCAACTGATCCCTATTGGGCACATCCAAAGGTTACGGTCACACCGCATATTGCCGCTGACACTCGTGCCAGCACCGCAAGCCAAGTGATTGCAGAAAACATCCGCAGAGGCCAAGCCCAGCAACCGCTGCTGCACCTGGTTGACCGCAGCTCTGGCTATTAA
- a CDS encoding VOC family protein has protein sequence MSIFHLAYHVDDLGAARQFYGTLLGCPQGRSTDTWVDYNFFGHQISLHLGAPFASTNTGQVGAHSVPMPHLGVILPMADWQALADHLRQSALVFELEPQIRFQGQAGEQATMFFRDPAGNAIEIKGFANMSEVFAK, from the coding sequence ATGAGCATTTTTCACCTCGCCTATCATGTTGATGACCTAGGTGCCGCGCGGCAGTTTTATGGTACCCTGCTGGGGTGTCCCCAAGGCCGCAGCACCGACACATGGGTGGATTACAATTTCTTTGGCCACCAAATTTCACTGCACCTTGGCGCGCCTTTTGCCAGCACAAACACCGGACAGGTCGGTGCTCACAGCGTGCCCATGCCACATCTGGGTGTCATTCTGCCGATGGCAGACTGGCAAGCGTTGGCCGACCATCTGCGCCAAAGCGCGCTTGTGTTCGAGCTAGAGCCACAAATCCGCTTTCAGGGACAAGCCGGCGAGCAGGCCACGATGTTCTTTCGCGACCCGGCTGGCAATGCTATCGAAATCAAAGGATTTGCCAATATGTCAGAGGTCTTCGCCAAATGA
- a CDS encoding LysR family transcriptional regulator → MDLRFIESLIWAVDLGSVAGAARRLNVTPAAVSQRILALEAELKVALLLRDGRTMTATPDCLLILPDLRRLLQLRAGLDATLVQDQLQGALRVGAISTMLGVNGVPLVHRLRAEAPEIELSLLPGSSQELFARFERGELDAALMVKPPFELPKTMQFLRMCEQKIGVFARPDLALDAPFIAYIRETWGGAKCWRALKAAYAAPEIICEMDAVETITQLVRDGLGRAVLPMWAGMKPQADDLVFTPLSASREVGLLTWRKDRDRPVQAIMRAALGLKD, encoded by the coding sequence ATGGATTTGAGATTTATAGAAAGCCTGATCTGGGCGGTGGATCTTGGGTCTGTTGCAGGTGCGGCGCGGCGATTGAATGTGACGCCCGCTGCGGTGTCGCAACGTATTCTTGCGCTTGAGGCGGAGTTAAAGGTGGCCTTGTTGTTGCGGGATGGGCGGACGATGACGGCGACGCCAGACTGTCTGTTGATCTTGCCGGACCTGCGCAGGCTGCTGCAATTGCGCGCCGGGCTGGATGCAACGTTGGTACAAGATCAGCTGCAAGGTGCTTTGCGCGTCGGGGCCATTTCGACCATGTTGGGTGTGAATGGCGTGCCATTGGTGCATCGATTGCGGGCCGAGGCACCAGAGATTGAGCTGAGCTTGTTGCCTGGCTCGTCGCAGGAACTGTTCGCGCGGTTTGAACGGGGGGAACTGGATGCAGCCTTGATGGTGAAGCCGCCCTTTGAACTGCCCAAAACGATGCAATTTCTGAGAATGTGCGAGCAAAAGATTGGGGTTTTTGCGCGACCGGACTTGGCGCTTGATGCGCCGTTCATTGCCTATATTCGCGAGACTTGGGGTGGTGCCAAATGTTGGCGGGCGTTGAAGGCGGCTTATGCTGCGCCTGAAATCATCTGCGAAATGGATGCGGTTGAAACCATCACGCAATTGGTGCGTGATGGTTTGGGGCGAGCGGTTTTGCCAATGTGGGCTGGGATGAAGCCACAGGCTGACGATCTGGTTTTTACACCATTGTCGGCCAGTCGAGAGGTTGGATTGCTGACTTGGCGCAAGGATCGGGATCGCCCGGTGCAGGCCATTATGCGGGCGGCATTAGGGTTGAAGGACTAG
- the rodA gene encoding rod shape-determining protein RodA, whose translation MSYLEHSVKTVPTGLRKVLHLNWPLVLLLASVAGIGFLMLYSVAGGDFAPWASAQMKRFVMGLGLMFAIAMVPIWFWRNVSGVLYAGSLILLVLVEFMGSVQMGAQRWIDLGFMRLQPSELMKITLVMFLAAYYDWLPAQKTSKPLWIILPIFIILVPTYLVLRQPDLGTSLLLLMGGAIVMFMAGLHWGYFAAVFALGIGVVTAVFQSRGASWQLLKDYQYRRIDTFLDPASDPLGAGYHITQSKIALGSGGWTGRGFMQGTQSRLNFLPEKHTDFIFTTLAEEFGFIGAVSLLGLYALIILFCISSAIANKDRFSALMTMGIAGTFFLFFSVNMSMVMGMAPVVGVPLPLVSYGGSAMLVLMVAFGMIQSAHVHRPR comes from the coding sequence ATGAGCTATCTAGAACATTCCGTCAAAACCGTCCCAACTGGCCTGCGTAAGGTGCTGCACCTGAATTGGCCCTTGGTTTTGCTTTTGGCCTCGGTGGCGGGCATCGGATTCCTGATGCTCTATTCTGTGGCGGGCGGCGACTTTGCCCCTTGGGCCTCTGCGCAAATGAAACGGTTTGTCATGGGGCTTGGGCTGATGTTCGCCATCGCCATGGTGCCAATCTGGTTCTGGCGCAACGTCTCAGGCGTGCTCTATGCCGGGTCATTGATCCTGTTGGTTCTTGTCGAATTCATGGGGTCTGTGCAAATGGGAGCCCAGCGCTGGATTGACCTTGGCTTTATGCGGCTGCAGCCCTCAGAGCTGATGAAAATCACCCTGGTGATGTTTCTGGCCGCCTATTACGATTGGTTGCCCGCGCAAAAGACCTCAAAACCGCTGTGGATTATCCTGCCGATTTTTATCATTCTGGTGCCCACCTATCTTGTGCTGCGCCAGCCCGACCTTGGGACTTCGCTGCTCTTGCTGATGGGCGGGGCGATTGTCATGTTCATGGCCGGGCTACACTGGGGCTATTTCGCCGCAGTTTTTGCGCTTGGCATCGGTGTGGTCACTGCAGTCTTCCAATCGCGCGGCGCGTCTTGGCAACTCTTAAAAGACTATCAATATCGCCGCATCGATACGTTTTTGGACCCAGCTTCTGATCCTCTGGGCGCGGGCTACCACATCACCCAATCCAAAATCGCTTTAGGGTCTGGAGGCTGGACCGGACGAGGCTTCATGCAAGGCACCCAAAGCCGGTTAAATTTTCTGCCAGAAAAACACACCGACTTTATTTTCACCACTTTGGCCGAAGAATTTGGCTTTATTGGTGCCGTGTCCTTACTCGGGCTCTACGCCCTGATCATCCTGTTCTGCATCAGCTCAGCCATTGCCAACAAAGACCGCTTTTCTGCCCTGATGACCATGGGGATTGCCGGTACTTTCTTTCTGTTCTTCTCGGTTAATATGTCGATGGTCATGGGCATGGCCCCGGTGGTCGGCGTGCCCCTGCCCTTGGTCAGCTACGGCGGTTCTGCCATGTTGGTCCTCATGGTGGCCTTTGGCATGATCCAAAGCGCCCATGTACACCGCCCAAGGTAA
- the mrdA gene encoding penicillin-binding protein 2 — MRRTPADTAASQNKLTRRGLLLGGAQLAFMGGLGLRMRYLQVDQADEFRLLAEENRINIRLIPPARGEIFDRNGVIIAANEPSYRITMVREDAGNVTEVIARLSTLIELDDGALNRAMTEMERSPPFLPVTIAERISWEEMSRVAVNAPALPGVTPEVGLSRKYPLGTEFAHVIGYVGPVSDYDLSKIEDPDQLLLIPRFQIGKVGIEAKRETNLRGKAGTKQVEVNAVGRVMRELDRREGQAGDDLQLTIDQKLQSYVQARLGEESAAAVVMDCKSGDILAINSAPSFDPNLFVRGISVADYGLLTENSHRPLATKSVQGTYPPGSTFKMVVALAALEAGIINSESTYWCPGHLTVSNRRFHCWKRGGHGHMNLETAIRESCDVFFYECALEVGIENITNMANRLGLGVKHGIPMSAVASGLTPTKAWKQRNRDSPWVIGDTVNSSIGQGFVLASPLQLAVMTARLASGKALEPRLVKSVNGIDQSAPPDEIPKLDVNANHLRIVRKAMYAVSNNRKGTAYSQRIIADDFRLAGKTGTSQVRNITAAERRAGVIRNEDLPWERRDHGLFVNFAPYDDPQIAVAVIIEHGGGSSAATPVARDITLQALYGGDPPLDAYPRKDRARIKAQQERLRREFPQLRSTGRDRA; from the coding sequence ATGAGACGCACCCCAGCGGACACAGCCGCTAGCCAAAATAAACTGACCCGGCGCGGCTTGCTTTTGGGTGGGGCCCAACTGGCCTTTATGGGCGGGCTTGGCCTGCGTATGCGCTACCTGCAGGTCGACCAAGCCGATGAGTTCCGCTTGCTCGCCGAAGAAAACCGCATCAACATTCGCCTGATCCCCCCGGCGCGTGGCGAAATCTTTGACCGAAACGGCGTGATCATCGCTGCCAACGAACCGTCATATCGCATCACCATGGTGCGCGAAGATGCGGGCAATGTGACCGAAGTCATCGCCCGTCTGTCGACCCTGATCGAACTTGATGACGGTGCACTCAACCGCGCCATGACTGAAATGGAGCGTTCCCCGCCCTTTCTGCCGGTCACCATCGCCGAGCGTATCAGCTGGGAAGAAATGTCCCGCGTTGCCGTCAACGCCCCCGCCCTGCCCGGCGTCACCCCCGAGGTCGGCCTGTCACGCAAATACCCGTTGGGCACCGAATTTGCCCATGTGATCGGCTATGTCGGCCCGGTCTCTGATTATGATCTGTCCAAGATCGAAGATCCGGATCAATTGCTCCTGATCCCGCGCTTTCAAATTGGCAAGGTTGGCATCGAGGCCAAACGCGAAACCAACCTGCGCGGCAAAGCTGGCACCAAACAGGTCGAAGTCAACGCCGTTGGGCGTGTCATGCGCGAGCTTGACCGCCGCGAAGGCCAAGCCGGTGACGATTTGCAACTGACCATCGACCAAAAGCTGCAAAGCTATGTTCAAGCCCGCCTTGGCGAGGAAAGCGCAGCCGCGGTTGTCATGGATTGTAAGTCCGGTGATATCCTTGCGATCAACTCGGCGCCCAGTTTTGATCCAAACCTCTTTGTGCGCGGCATCTCCGTGGCGGACTACGGCCTCTTGACCGAAAATAGCCACCGCCCACTGGCGACAAAATCCGTTCAAGGCACCTATCCGCCCGGCTCCACATTCAAAATGGTGGTCGCGCTGGCCGCCCTCGAAGCGGGCATCATCAATTCAGAAAGCACCTATTGGTGCCCCGGCCACCTGACAGTTTCAAACCGGCGCTTCCATTGCTGGAAGCGTGGCGGCCACGGGCACATGAATCTGGAAACTGCCATCCGCGAGAGCTGCGATGTGTTCTTTTATGAATGCGCACTCGAAGTGGGCATCGAAAACATCACCAATATGGCCAATCGTCTGGGCCTGGGTGTGAAACACGGCATCCCCATGTCAGCGGTGGCCTCTGGCCTGACCCCCACAAAAGCCTGGAAACAGCGCAACCGCGACAGCCCATGGGTGATTGGGGACACCGTAAACTCGTCGATTGGACAAGGCTTTGTGCTGGCGTCACCTTTGCAACTTGCGGTGATGACCGCCCGTCTGGCCTCGGGCAAGGCCTTGGAGCCGCGACTGGTAAAGTCGGTCAACGGCATCGACCAATCCGCCCCCCCCGATGAAATCCCCAAGCTGGATGTGAACGCCAATCACCTGCGCATCGTACGCAAAGCCATGTATGCGGTGTCAAACAACCGCAAAGGCACGGCCTATAGCCAGCGCATCATTGCAGACGATTTCCGACTTGCGGGCAAAACCGGCACCAGCCAGGTGCGCAACATCACCGCCGCCGAGCGCCGCGCTGGTGTCATCCGCAACGAAGACCTGCCCTGGGAGCGCCGCGACCACGGCCTGTTTGTGAATTTCGCCCCCTATGACGATCCCCAAATCGCGGTGGCCGTGATCATCGAACATGGCGGCGGGTCCTCTGCGGCCACCCCCGTCGCCCGCGACATCACATTACAAGCGCTTTACGGCGGTGATCCACCGCTTGACGCCTATCCACGCAAGGACCGTGCCCGCATCAAAGCGCAACAAGAAAGGCTGCGCCGCGAATTCCCGCAATTGCGTAGCACGGGACGAGATCGCGCATGA
- a CDS encoding rod shape-determining protein MreD, translated as MADNAETRLWIMRIAFAAMCLTIMYWQLLPLETIPKRWTGPDLLITLCCVWVLRRPTYVPVLLIAAAFLLADFLFQRPPGLMAAVVVLVTENLRRRSQTMLDMPFSVEWLTAASAMTAIVLGNRILSAVFFVDQTSLGLSLIQVIMSVLAYPLVALFCYAFLRLRKTTPRERDGLAGRI; from the coding sequence ATGGCTGATAATGCCGAAACACGCCTCTGGATCATGCGCATCGCCTTTGCCGCCATGTGCTTGACCATCATGTATTGGCAATTGTTGCCGCTGGAAACCATTCCAAAACGCTGGACGGGGCCTGATCTTCTGATCACCCTGTGTTGTGTCTGGGTGCTGCGCCGCCCCACCTATGTGCCCGTCCTGCTGATTGCAGCGGCCTTTTTGCTGGCCGATTTCCTGTTTCAACGCCCGCCCGGCCTGATGGCCGCCGTTGTGGTGCTGGTCACGGAAAACCTGCGCCGTCGCTCTCAAACCATGCTTGATATGCCTTTCAGCGTTGAATGGCTGACCGCCGCCAGCGCCATGACGGCAATTGTGCTTGGCAATCGCATTCTATCTGCGGTGTTTTTTGTGGATCAAACCTCGCTAGGTCTCTCGCTGATCCAAGTCATCATGAGCGTCCTCGCCTACCCGCTCGTTGCGCTGTTTTGCTATGCCTTTCTGCGCCTGCGCAAAACCACGCCACGCGAACGGGACGGATTGGCAGGCCGCATATGA